In Flavobacteriales bacterium, the following are encoded in one genomic region:
- a CDS encoding tetratricopeptide repeat protein: protein MAFLKNIRVQAALVFLIAVLQYANTANHDYAWDDAIVITENSRVKQGLKDIPELFKNKKSNETENHYGYRPIALLSFATDVQFFGMDPHAAHRVNIFLYGLLSVIVLVFLHRLFPEMVAGNFLVALLFVVHPIHSEVVANIKSRDEILALGFGLLGLMSYAKAISGGKWWHYLVSLLFMVLGFLSKESAVTLIGVAFILPWVLLDPQDHLGNLKKTLPLFIFLIFALVLRALVYSDLFFESNDFELQEKGLFLEDGYVGNPLFAASTSERLATAVYLAGYFVYRFVVPYPLVHDYSYSQFAVRSFGDPMVWLAAIVLLVAVVVSIRGVLKRKPYGIGLIIFLLTGSIYLHLVQIAPDIFAERFLFAPSLGLCVALLSLFTFEVTKKWSGVVILVVMIPLFGYGVYRNKAWKDNRTLLETDLPKLENCVRANYNYALLLHREYYSLPEPKRPEAAKKVLHYYERTLQLTDRLFNVYIDLGSAYMEFGYPNKGKAVFEAAIEEYPDLSMPYVQMGKYYMSFQEYAKAIPYFQHAIKNGSTNSDFYYLLSICLFNSGWYDDAIERLETGEKLGTSSASYFELMAKLYMKVGETGKALSAIDRGLAIYPGNAGLVALRRQIGS, encoded by the coding sequence GTGGCTTTTCTCAAGAACATCAGGGTGCAGGCCGCTCTTGTTTTCCTGATTGCAGTGCTGCAATATGCCAACACCGCCAATCATGATTACGCTTGGGATGATGCCATTGTCATTACCGAGAACAGCCGTGTCAAACAAGGACTGAAGGATATACCCGAACTTTTCAAGAACAAAAAGTCTAACGAAACAGAGAATCACTACGGTTACCGCCCCATTGCTCTGCTCTCATTTGCCACAGATGTTCAGTTTTTCGGGATGGATCCGCACGCTGCGCATAGGGTCAATATTTTCCTTTACGGACTTTTATCGGTTATCGTTCTTGTGTTTTTGCACAGACTGTTTCCGGAGATGGTGGCAGGTAATTTCCTTGTAGCTCTACTGTTTGTGGTGCACCCGATTCATTCAGAGGTGGTCGCAAACATTAAAAGCCGCGATGAAATACTGGCCCTTGGTTTCGGACTTCTTGGTCTAATGAGTTATGCGAAAGCCATTTCCGGTGGTAAATGGTGGCATTATCTGGTCAGTTTGCTGTTCATGGTACTGGGCTTCCTGTCCAAAGAAAGTGCCGTCACGCTCATTGGGGTTGCATTCATACTGCCGTGGGTGCTACTGGATCCGCAGGATCATCTTGGAAACCTGAAGAAGACCCTTCCACTATTTATCTTCCTGATTTTTGCTCTTGTTCTGCGGGCATTGGTCTACTCGGATCTGTTTTTCGAATCCAATGATTTTGAACTGCAGGAAAAAGGACTGTTTTTGGAAGATGGCTATGTTGGCAACCCGCTCTTTGCAGCTTCAACCTCAGAACGATTGGCAACGGCCGTCTACCTGGCCGGCTATTTCGTGTACCGCTTTGTTGTTCCATATCCTCTGGTACACGATTATAGCTACAGTCAGTTCGCGGTCCGTTCTTTCGGTGATCCGATGGTCTGGTTGGCAGCCATCGTACTTCTTGTCGCAGTTGTTGTTTCAATCCGTGGAGTTCTAAAGCGTAAACCTTACGGCATTGGCCTGATCATTTTTCTGCTCACTGGTTCAATTTACCTTCATCTGGTGCAGATAGCTCCCGATATCTTTGCCGAAAGATTCCTATTTGCACCATCGCTCGGATTATGTGTGGCTCTACTCAGTCTTTTCACATTCGAGGTTACCAAGAAGTGGAGTGGGGTGGTCATTCTGGTAGTTATGATTCCATTGTTCGGATATGGCGTTTATCGCAACAAGGCATGGAAAGACAACCGAACGCTCTTAGAGACCGACCTGCCGAAACTTGAGAATTGCGTGCGCGCCAACTACAATTATGCGCTTCTGCTCCATCGCGAGTATTATTCATTGCCCGAGCCGAAACGCCCAGAGGCTGCAAAGAAGGTACTCCACTATTATGAACGTACGTTGCAGCTCACCGATCGCCTTTTCAACGTGTATATCGATCTGGGGTCTGCCTACATGGAGTTCGGCTATCCGAACAAGGGCAAGGCTGTATTTGAGGCGGCCATCGAAGAGTATCCTGATCTTTCCATGCCTTACGTGCAGATGGGCAAGTATTACATGAGCTTTCAGGAATATGCCAAGGCCATTCCTTATTTTCAACACGCTATTAAGAACGGTAGTACAAATTCCGACTTCTATTACCTGTTGTCCATATGTCTTTTCAATTCCGGATGGTATGATGATGCAATTGAAAGATTGGAAACAGGAGAAAAGCTTGGCACCAGCTCTGCTTCCTATTTCGAGCTGATGGCCAAGCTCTACATGAAGGTTGGAGAAACGGGTAAGGCACTGAGTGCCATAGACCGGGGTCTGGCCATCTATCCGGGAAATGCAGGTCTTGTTGCGCTGAGGAGACAGATAGGCTCCTGA
- a CDS encoding nucleotide sugar dehydrogenase — translation MAKRIAVVGVGKLGICFALNLERSGFEVWGVEANSEYLRSLTDRTLDSAEPEVNELLASAKAMHLTDKIECIVEKDIRDIFIMVATPSMADGGYDHSQVDRVADKLLGLANDGVQRHVYVGCTTMPGYCNALAKRLQPHGYTVSYNPEFIAQGAIIHDQLYPDQVLIGEATEEVGLRLQSIYAAIVKNEPVYCRMDPLSAEIAKLATNCFLTTKISFANSIGDMAMVAGADPDKILAAVGSDSRIGSKYLRYGFGFGGPCFPRDNRALGKFGGMLGMPLHLSNATDKVNDEHFQFQLNQYLKDYAESDLIVFNGVAYKKGTTQITESQQLRLAVALAQAGRSVRVIDTKEVVDQIDELYPGLFEFEETVSNSSMNNR, via the coding sequence ATGGCCAAGAGAATAGCAGTTGTTGGAGTAGGTAAGTTGGGAATCTGTTTTGCCCTCAATTTGGAACGCTCAGGTTTTGAGGTCTGGGGTGTAGAAGCGAATAGCGAGTACTTACGATCGTTGACCGACAGAACCTTGGACAGCGCAGAGCCGGAGGTGAACGAACTTTTGGCAAGTGCCAAGGCGATGCACCTGACGGATAAGATTGAATGTATTGTTGAGAAAGACATTCGAGATATCTTCATAATGGTTGCCACGCCATCCATGGCAGACGGTGGTTATGACCATTCGCAAGTTGACCGCGTTGCCGATAAGTTGCTGGGACTTGCAAATGATGGGGTGCAAAGACATGTTTACGTTGGATGTACGACCATGCCAGGGTATTGCAATGCCCTGGCTAAACGACTCCAACCTCATGGCTATACCGTGTCGTACAACCCTGAGTTCATCGCCCAAGGTGCCATTATCCACGATCAACTTTATCCAGATCAGGTGTTGATCGGGGAGGCAACAGAGGAAGTAGGTCTTAGGCTGCAATCCATCTATGCGGCCATTGTAAAGAACGAACCCGTATACTGTCGTATGGATCCTTTGAGTGCTGAAATAGCCAAATTGGCCACCAATTGCTTTTTGACCACTAAAATATCCTTCGCCAACTCCATCGGAGATATGGCAATGGTCGCTGGTGCCGATCCTGACAAGATCTTGGCTGCAGTTGGTTCTGATTCTCGTATTGGCAGCAAATACTTGAGATATGGTTTCGGTTTCGGTGGGCCTTGTTTTCCAAGAGATAACCGGGCACTCGGAAAGTTCGGTGGAATGCTTGGTATGCCATTGCACCTCAGTAATGCTACGGATAAGGTCAATGATGAACACTTCCAGTTTCAACTCAATCAATATTTAAAAGACTATGCAGAGTCGGATCTGATCGTTTTCAATGGAGTCGCTTATAAGAAAGGTACGACCCAGATCACCGAATCGCAACAGTTACGGTTGGCCGTGGCCTTGGCGCAGGCCGGTCGTTCGGTGCGAGTAATTGATACCAAAGAGGTGGTTGACCAGATCGATGAACTTTACCCTGGCCTATTTGAGTTTGAAGAGACGGTTTCAAATTCATCAATGAACAACAGATAG
- a CDS encoding twitch domain-containing radical SAM protein encodes MADFKKVFQKHIQGRKIFDKDSVDSSKAFCMLPWVHLYLSQRGTVVPCCVTPWDEDQALGNINKVPLSEIWNGKEMRKLRAKMLQDRKDERCWQCYQNEQNGLRSHRKTANFCYSHKLDWVNSTKANGYAVDAKPIYWDIRISNLCNFKCRICGHFASSKWYEDAKALGETSFPHRLDYSMDDFDDVLGQLGQYVNEVEEVYFAGGEPILMEEHYRILDLLLQNGKNDVKLRYSTNFSATGLKGRDLFQDWKKFKDVNLHVSLDGSNKRGELQRSGQVWEEAVKNRERLLRECPHVDFMITSTLNVFNVFHLPDFHREWVEKKLIYVDDFLPHVLLHPKIYDIKILPKQLKEQVVEKYRKHLDWLKGFSIDAHVKLYVVINEFEKSIDHMNSEDLSHLIPEFRNKTKELDRLRNEDAKAVFPELTLLFE; translated from the coding sequence ATGGCAGATTTCAAGAAGGTATTTCAGAAACACATCCAGGGCAGAAAGATTTTCGATAAAGATTCGGTTGACAGTAGCAAGGCTTTCTGCATGCTGCCCTGGGTCCATCTCTATCTTTCACAAAGAGGTACAGTTGTTCCGTGCTGTGTAACCCCTTGGGATGAGGACCAAGCGTTGGGGAATATTAACAAGGTACCGCTATCTGAGATCTGGAATGGCAAAGAAATGAGGAAGCTGAGAGCAAAGATGTTACAGGACCGCAAGGATGAGCGATGCTGGCAGTGTTATCAGAATGAGCAAAATGGGCTCAGAAGTCACAGAAAGACGGCCAATTTCTGTTATAGTCACAAATTGGACTGGGTGAACAGTACGAAGGCAAACGGATACGCAGTAGATGCAAAACCGATCTATTGGGACATTCGCATATCCAACCTATGCAACTTCAAATGCCGCATCTGTGGTCATTTTGCCAGCAGTAAGTGGTACGAAGATGCCAAAGCATTGGGCGAGACCTCATTTCCGCACCGACTGGATTACAGCATGGACGACTTTGATGATGTGCTGGGTCAACTGGGCCAATATGTGAATGAGGTGGAGGAGGTTTACTTTGCTGGAGGTGAACCCATACTCATGGAAGAGCATTACCGAATACTTGACCTGCTGTTGCAGAACGGCAAGAATGATGTGAAGTTGCGCTACAGTACCAACTTCTCAGCCACCGGATTAAAAGGACGTGATCTGTTCCAAGATTGGAAGAAGTTCAAAGATGTGAATTTGCATGTGAGTTTGGACGGATCTAACAAAAGGGGAGAATTACAGCGCAGCGGTCAGGTTTGGGAGGAGGCCGTGAAAAACCGCGAGCGGCTGCTAAGAGAGTGCCCGCATGTCGATTTCATGATCACATCGACACTGAACGTGTTCAACGTGTTTCATCTCCCGGATTTTCATCGGGAATGGGTGGAGAAGAAATTGATCTACGTGGATGATTTTCTGCCTCATGTGCTGTTGCATCCCAAGATATACGACATCAAGATCCTACCGAAGCAGCTCAAGGAGCAGGTGGTGGAAAAATATCGGAAGCATCTGGACTGGTTGAAGGGATTCTCGATTGATGCCCATGTAAAACTTTACGTTGTTATAAATGAATTCGAGAAAAGCATCGATCACATGAATTCTGAAGATCTGAGCCACCTGATCCCTGAGTTCAGAAATAAGACGAAGGAACTGGACCGATTGCGCAATGAAGATGCAAAAGCAGTTTTCCCTGAACTAACGCTACTGTTTGAATGA